The DNA window TTGAAATCAGTACTGTTTTCCAAAGCAGGCTGTAAcgtctgtccgtgtgtgtgtgtagatccgGGAACTGGTCCCAGAGTCCCAGGCCTACATGGACCTACTGGCGTTTGAGAGGAAGCTGGACCAGACCATCATGAGGAAACGTCTAGACATCCAGGAGGCCCTGAAGAGACCCATCAAGGTGAGGATCTGTTCCTGGCTGCCGTCTGGTCTTATCAGGATGGAACACCTGTTAGTCTGCCAACGCTGGCTGGCGATTATAGACACAATTAGATTATCAAGGTGATCGATCAACGGGATCTAAAATGGGGTGtaatgtgttctgtgtgttccagcaAAAGAGAAAGCTTCGTATATTCATATCCAACACCTTCAACCCTGCCAAGCCTGATgctgaggatggggaggggaccGTTGCATCATGGGAGCTCCGTGTCGAAGGTCGCTTGCTTGAAGATGTAAGACTGAGCCCTTCCATTCTCCTGGCCCTCGTGGGATTCAGGTTTACAACCTATCCCTTCACGTTAGATCATTACCTTGTGATGGGAACGAGGGAAAGATGTTTCGCCATTCGAGCAGAGTTCTGCAGAGTCTCGTGCCTTAGGCACACATGCTCGTAAATGACTCTCCAGCTGGAAGTAATTAGTGCCGGTGTCTGTTGTAGACGGCTGTGTCCAAGTATGAAGCCACCAAGCAGAAGAGGAAGTTCTCCTCTTTCTTCAAGTCTCTGGTGATCGAGTTGGACAAGGACCTGTACGGACCAGACAATCATCTGGTAGAGGTAATGATGTTGACTCCTTTATAAAGTCGTTTCACACAGTTTCTTAGGCCCGGATGGAAAATCCTTCTTAGTTGAATTATCATATGACATcaactgggagtcaggtggctgagcggttagggaatcgggctagtaatctgaaggttgccagttcgattcccagccgtgccaagtgacattgtgtccttgggcaaggcacttcaccctgcttgcctcgggggaatgtccctgtacttagtgtaagtcgctctggataagagcgtttgctaaatgactgaatgtaacaGTTTTGTTTGATATGTCTcattgctccccccccccccccccccccagtggcaCAGGACTGCCACCACCCAGGAGACGGATGGTTTCCAGGTGAAGAGGCCAGGTGATGTGGGTGTGCGCTGCACTGTGCTTCTCATGCTTGACTACCAGGTATGGACATGCCActcgtcctctctcccctctcagatAAACAAAGGCAGCTGAATAATCTGGTTACCCCTGAGAGTTTtatcttgttgtttttttgtgtctgatatgtacatttatttaaaaaaaatacttgtcTTCTGCAGTTTTAGTTGGATGAGGGGTTTGGTGTTCATAGGGACTTTAGATGTCACTGTAGTTCAGGCTCAGAGTGTTCATTTTGAGTTCAAACGACATGTTTCACtgctacctttctctctctctctcccccctcctctcacctagCCCCCTCAGTTCAAGCTGGACCCGCGCTTGGCCCGGATGTTGGGGATCCACACCCAGACCAGGCCGGTCATCATCCAGGCTCTCTGGCAGTACGTGAAGACCCACAAGCTGCAGGACCCCCACGAGAGAGAGTTCATCAACTGTGACAAGTACCTGCAGCAGGTCTGGCTTGTGAAAGTTATTCCACTAGAACTATTAGACTTGAATGGTTTAGGCCAAAGTAATGTTTGTCGATGTTTAGTTTTAATGAGAACTCATCAGAACTTATGTTTGTGGGTATAGATGAGTGACAATTGAATGCGTTTATGGTTATTTActagttgtgtttgtgtgtgctggaaGATCTTTGAAACCCAGCGGATGAAGTTTTCTGAGATCCCCCAGCGTCTCCACGCCCTCCTAATGCCTCCAGAACCAATCATCATCAACCATGTCATCAGGTAGGCTCCGCCTCCAGCTGGAGTTGCACATGATCGACTCAtccagtggtcttcaaccctggtcctcagggcccactggcctgcatgtttgagatgtttccctgctccaacacacctgattcaaagtCAGCTGAGCATGATAACGAGCCACGTGTACGAGAGAAACTGAACTGTGCTTCTGCGTATTTCTCCAGCGTCGACCCCAACGACCAGAAGAAGACTGCCTGCTACGACATCGACGTGGAGGTGGACGACACTCTGAAGACCCAGATGAACTCCTTCCTGCTCtccacagccagccagcaggaGATCGCAGGGCTGGACAACAAGGTTAGCAGAACATGGGAGGTGTCACAACCAGGTTAGCAGAACATGGGAGGTGTCACAACCAGGTTAGCAGAACATGGGAGGTGTCACAACCAGGTTAGCAGAACATGGGAGGTGTCACAACAAGGTTAGCAGAACATGGGAGGTGTCACAACCAGGTTAGCAGAACATGGGAGGTGTCACAACCAGGTTAGCAGAACATAGGAGGTGTGACAACGAGGTTAGCAGAAGATGGAGGTGTGACAACCAGGTTAGCAGAACATGGGAGGTGTCACAACCAGGTTAACAGAACATGGGAGGTGTCACAACCAGGTTAGCAAAACATGGGAGGTATCACAACAAGGTTCTATGCACCAAGGCCCAACATTTTATTTGTCTGTGTTGAGGTTTTCTGGCCATCATGGAGAACAACAGAGCAGAGGCTGTTCTGCCTCTCTTTGTTGCTGGGCTACAGCATGGCTggccggggggtgggggggtgtttgGCAGTGTCTCCACGCTCCAGGTGGTTtgggctctgtgtgtttgtcggcaagccctcttcctgtctggggATCAAAGCTGGTTCAGAGACGTgcgcacgaacacacacaatccacaTGCACGTACGTTTGAACACAAACTATTGAAACATTCATATTAAATAAACAATTCACGTCTATCTGTGTTGCTGATATCAGGGCTCCAGTGTCTAGCTTTGTACGCCTGCTGTGTTTTCTTACCCTCATCTTAGCTGACTACTTGATTCTTTTTTATTATTGAAGAGCTGTGTTGAATGATTCACTTGACTTTGATCTAATCAGTGTAGCTAAGCTACGGCCTAAATGACTTGTGTATAAATGCTAGATCTGTTTGCACTGCTGTCTACTAAGGCGCATCCACAATGGGCTGAATAGGGTCCCTCTCATTACTGAGGTTTGATTTGATTAGGATTGCTTCTGACCTggagacccctccccccctccacagatCCATGAGACCATTGAGACCATCAACCAGCTGAAGACCCAGAGAGAGTTCATGCTCAGCTTCGCCAGGGACCCTCAGGGCTTCATCAACGACTGGCTGCAGTCCCAGTGCAGAGACCTCAAGGTAGGCCTGGCGCACAGTGACCTGTCCTGGCTCCCTTTCAACCCTCCGTTGGCTAACTCTGTTGATGTTGGCGAGGAAAAGGGTGTAAGAAGTTACAACAGCGACTGTTTTCCCCCTGTCAATAGAATAAAAATGAGGTGTCTTCAAAAAACAACTCCAGGTCATTTAGGAACATTTTGAACATTGTGACTCTCTGCCAGTGGTGTACACAAGGTGTGCTGTTGACAACCAGCAGGAGCCCAGAGCAGAGTTcagctccacccccctcccccccttaccCCCTCCCTAGCAGCCCATAGACTGGATTAGACCCTTGTCCTCCTGTCCATCGACCATCCACCCTCCCTGTCACCCCCTCTATTCACCCAGGGCTGTTTGTTCAGCTAGTTCCTAGAACAGGACCTTTACCAGCCTGTCagcgtgtgtccgtgtgtagACGCAGGGCTGGAGCGAAGCCCAGGGGTCCACTGGCTGTTCCGCTGTGGAGGAAACCAACTCAGAACTAGCCTCACAGGAGAGGCTGCCTCCCCACTGTCAGTTAGAGCAAAGGCAGCCGCGTGGTCAGTGTTTGTCACATGGTATCATAATCACGGAGGGCTGGCTCGCCCAGCCTTGTCTGGCTCCAGCGGGGTGTTTTCCCATCACATTTCCAGCACACCGCTGCCTAACAAAGGGAAGAGGATGATTATCCAGCAGGTAGCACCTGAGCCACTCACTCTGGCTCTGCTCCCAGGAGCCCCGCCCACTCTGCTCTCCCCAGGAGCTGttcaggagctgttcggaccaatcaaattgtcagggcgagttttatacgatgatggacagatgatcaacagtttgagcgcttgggttgaacaAACAACCTAccacgttgctctgattggttgtaggtatatccaattgagcgaagacgtttttttttttttttttttacgagtttggttgaaacacgccccatactcacagcccaatggagagttatcagactcatattctgactagaattatgagtatgacaacgtcaggctagctctCCCCTGCAGCTGAGCCCTAACTacacccctccaccacagcAGTCTACTGCTCTGAGGGATGCAGTGTGGAAACCTCCTGATTCAATCACTTTGACACATGGACCTTAATGGAtttccccagcctctctgggCCTAAGATCAACAGAGCGGCAAAGTGAGATTAAAGATCATTTTAACGGCCAATTAATCAGTTTTTCGACCAGAAGCTAAATATACTAAAATGGGCTCGAATGCATAACCTCCTTTCCTTTTTAAGGTCTGAATCTAATTGATCAGTCCAGTACTCACTGTTAAAATTGGATAATTACAGGGAATTAAGTGATTGAACGATGCCTGATTTAAATGTGTTATCTCCATTTGCTGTTAACTGAATCCACAAACGATAAacagtaggggtgggggggaaatcgattcacatttggatcaccccaagaatcgatttgaatcgcaaggtaccaaaagattcccacccctactaaacagacagtaacacattttaaattaattttCTTTTTGTGCAAAATCAGGGCACCAACCACTGATTTGTACTTTGTCCTCATATACCTAATCTGACCTGTTGTACACCTTATTATACCAGTAGAACAAGTATCCtgaccatggtaaaaaaaataaactaacAGTTACCCTCTGGACTTACTCATTAGCGATCACGTGACACCCATTGAAACTAAAGAAACCTTTGGATCCATTTGCACTTAAACCAATGAGGCATCAAACCACActaaaacaacatttaaaataCAACATAAGGCAAACTTATACCAAGCATTGCAACTAAAACATTTCCTATATATAGCGATACAGGTTTGAATGCTATCTTAGTCTTTACAAGTTATTTACCATCAAACACGAGGGGGACCTTAATTCTATTGTTAGAAGAGGGGGCAAAATACTCCCCTGCTTTGTCGTAAATGTACATGCCATAAATTCCCCAACAGCAGAGCTTTCCCTGAGGGCGTGTCTACAGTTGAGTGTTTTACCCTGTGATACGGCCCCACACTTTCTTTCAAACTTgatgaggaaaaaaaacaaaccctAATCTAAATCCCGGCCTGTGTTTTCTGTCCAGACCATGACTGACGTGGTGGCCAACCCTGAGGAGGAGCGCAGGGCAGAGTTCTACTTCCAGCCCTGGGCCCAGGAGGCTGTGTGTCGCTACTTCTACTCCAAGGTAAGGGCCTCTTCTTActtccttcatccctccctccctccacctcctcctggagCCAAACTGGAGGCACTGTAGGGGTCAACTGTTCTGTTGTTGGGTGTTCAAAGGCTCTGTGAGTACATGCGGGGCCTTTTTATATTTGTCTGAATAAAGGAATACCTCCACCCACAGGATGTGGTTTTCACTCCttcatttaaatgtttaatgaaAGGCTGTGAAAGATTCCATGAGGGcttttgtgtgtctgcagtcCTTTGCCTGTCCTTCTGCATCTGGGTCACAACCTCCGTCgctacctcccctttctcctctctgcagTCTGCGTAAATCAATCACAACGTCATCTCAGGTGACTGACTTCCTGTATCTG is part of the Hypomesus transpacificus isolate Combined female chromosome 9, fHypTra1, whole genome shotgun sequence genome and encodes:
- the smarcd1 gene encoding SWI/SNF-related matrix-associated actin-dependent regulator of chromatin subfamily D member 1 isoform X2 — protein: MAARGGFQSAPAGGGGGGMGPGPPVSGGGPGMGPGTPSGRMGPSSGAQNHLYRSPMPGPGYPRPGMPPSSRMPPQGPPMGPPGYGSSPVSRPGMPVMDPSRKRPAPQQMQVQQQNRNQHTKKKKMADKILPQRIRELVPESQAYMDLLAFERKLDQTIMRKRLDIQEALKRPIKQKRKLRIFISNTFNPAKPDAEDGEGTVASWELRVEGRLLEDTAVSKYEATKQKRKFSSFFKSLVIELDKDLYGPDNHLVEWHRTATTQETDGFQVKRPGDVGVRCTVLLMLDYQPPQFKLDPRLARMLGIHTQTRPVIIQALWQYVKTHKLQDPHEREFINCDKYLQQIFETQRMKFSEIPQRLHALLMPPEPIIINHVISVDPNDQKKTACYDIDVEVDDTLKTQMNSFLLSTASQQEIAGLDNKIHETIETINQLKTQREFMLSFARDPQGFINDWLQSQCRDLKTMTDVVANPEEERRAEFYFQPWAQEAVCRYFYSKVQQRRQELEQALGIRNT
- the smarcd1 gene encoding SWI/SNF-related matrix-associated actin-dependent regulator of chromatin subfamily D member 1 isoform X1 is translated as MAARGGFQSAPAGGGGGGMGPGPPVSGGGPGMGPGTPSGRMGPSSGAQNHLYRSPMPGPGYPRPGMPPSSRMPPQGPPMGPPGYGSSPVSRPGMPVMDPSRKRPAPQQMQVQQQNRNQHHIVLTSLRSTKKKKMADKILPQRIRELVPESQAYMDLLAFERKLDQTIMRKRLDIQEALKRPIKQKRKLRIFISNTFNPAKPDAEDGEGTVASWELRVEGRLLEDTAVSKYEATKQKRKFSSFFKSLVIELDKDLYGPDNHLVEWHRTATTQETDGFQVKRPGDVGVRCTVLLMLDYQPPQFKLDPRLARMLGIHTQTRPVIIQALWQYVKTHKLQDPHEREFINCDKYLQQIFETQRMKFSEIPQRLHALLMPPEPIIINHVISVDPNDQKKTACYDIDVEVDDTLKTQMNSFLLSTASQQEIAGLDNKIHETIETINQLKTQREFMLSFARDPQGFINDWLQSQCRDLKTMTDVVANPEEERRAEFYFQPWAQEAVCRYFYSKVQQRRQELEQALGIRNT